GAGTTTCTGACCGGCAAGAAATGGCTCGGCTTGCCGGCCGACCGCCTCACCGTCTCGGTCTATCTCGACGACGACGAAGCTGCCGAAATCTGGACCAACGACATCAAGCTCACGCCCGACCGCATCGAGCGGATGGGCGAGGACGACAATTTCTGGCCGGCCGGAGCGCCCAGCAAAGGCCCCGACGGCGTCTGCGGGCCGTGCAGCGAAATCTTTTTTCACACCGACGGCGGTTCCGTCGAAATCTGGAACCTGGTGTTCACGCAGTTCAACCGCGTCGGCGACCCGCCCAACAATCTTCGCCCGTTGCCCAGCAAAAACATCGACACGGGCATGGGCCTGGAACGCACCGCCGCCGTGCTGCAAGGCGTCGACAGCAATTTCCACATCGACATCCTGCGGCCGATCGTCGAAGCGGCCGCCGAAGTCTGCGGCCTGACGTACGATCCGGCCAGCGACCACGGCCGCCGGCTGCGCCGCATCACCGACCACGTGCGGGCCTGCACGTTCGCCATCCATGAGAACGTCTATCCCGGCAACAAGAAGCAAGGCTACGTCGTCAAACGCCTCTTGCGCCGGGCCGTGCTCGATGGGCGGCAGATGGGCCTGCACGGGCCGTTTATGTTCAAGCTGGTGCCCAAGGTGGCCGAGATCATGCGCGGGCCTTATCCGGAGCTGTCGGAGACCGTCGGCGCCGTGGCCAACGTGATTCGCGACGAAGAGGACAACTTCTTTTCCACCATCGACGCCGGCCTGCAGAAAGTCGATGGCATCTTCAACGAGATGCGCGCCTCGTCGCGTGTGATGGTCGACGGCCATGACGCCTTCGAGATGTATGCCACGCACGGATTTCCGCCGGAGCTGCTCGAGACGCTGGCCGCCGAGCACAATTTCACGTTCGACTGGACCGGCTTCCGCGCCGAGATGGAAGACCACGAAAAGGTGTCGGGCGGCGGCCAGGTCAAAGAACTGTTCAAATCCGGCCCGCTCGACGCCTTGAAGAAAGCCCTGCACGGCAGCGAGTTTCTCGGCTACCAGCAGGTCGAAGCGAAGGCCAAGGTGGTCGGCCTGATCGCCCACGATCAGCTCTGCGACCAGATCGAGGAGCTGAACGGCAAGGATCCCATTGTTGTCGTGCTCGACCGCACCCCGTTTTATGGCGAAAGCGGCGGCCAGCTGGGCGACACGGGCGAAATCGCCGGCGAAGGCTTTCGATTCGAAGTGATCGATACGCAGAAGGAAGGCAATTTCATTCTGCACCGCGGGCACCTTCGCTCGGGTGTGATTCGCCAGGGCGCCCAAGTGACGGCATGCGTCGATACCGAGCGGCGTCAAGGCATCCGCCGCGCCCACTCGGCGACGCACATCCTGCACTATGCGTTGCAAAAACATCTGGGCAAGCACGCCCAGCAGCAAGGCTCGAAGGTCGATCGCGACTGGTTGCGGTTCGACTTCGCCAATCCCCACTCGGTGTCGCGCGAGGAGCTGGCCAAGATCGAAGATGAGGTCAATTCGCACGTCGTGGCGGCTGCGCCGGTCTCCTGGACCACGCTGCCGATCGCCGAGGCCCGCAAGGCCGGGGCGATGATGCTCTTCGGCGAAAAATATCCCGACCTGGTGCGGATGGTTTCGATGGGCGACTTCAGCAAGGAGCTTTGCGGCGGCACGCACCTCGACAACACCGGGCAAGTCGGTCTGTTCCGCATTGTGGGCGAAGAAAGCGTCGCGGCCGGCACGCGCCGCATCACCGCCGTGACCGGCCCCGAGGCCCTTTCGCGGCTGCGCAAGAGCGAAGCCGCCCTGCACGACGCGGCCGCCGTGCTGCGCGTGCCGCCGGCCGACGTGCCCGACCGTGTGGCGGCGCTAGTCAAGGAGGTGCGCGATCTGAAGAAGCAGTTGGCCTCCGGCGGCAAGGTGGGCGGCGCCTCGGCCGACGAGTTGTTGTTGTCGGCGGTCGAGGTGGGCGGCGCGAAGCTGATTGTGGCCGACGTGCCCGAGGCCAGTGCGGATGGGTTGCGGCAGCTCATCGACCAGTTGCGCCGCAAAGCGGGTTCAGCGGCGGTGCTGTTGGCAAGCCACGGCGAAGGAAAGGTGGTGCTGGTGGCCGGCGTCACGAAGGACTTGGAGGCGAAAGGCATGAACGCAGGCGCGTGGGTGCGCGAAGTGGCGGCGGTGGTCGGTGGCAGCGGCGGCGGCCGTGCCGATATGGCCCAGGCCGGCGGCAAGCACCCCGAAAAGCTCCCCGACGCATTGAAAGCCGCCAGCGCGAGCGCGCTGAAAAGCCTCCGCAAGTAAAGCGGCCCGCAGGGAGCGAAAACCTAAAAGAGGGCGTCGATATCGCGCGCCGAATGAATCACGCGGACCAATTCGATTTCTTCCGCTGTCGCGCGATAAACCAAAACATAACTGCCGGCCGTCGTGCATCGAAGGTTATCGCCAAGGTCGGATCTCTCCTGACCTAGCTCTGGATGAATGGCGAGCATCTGCAGTTTCCGATCGATGATGCCGATCATCGCATCCGCGGCGGACAGATTGTCCTCTGCGATGAAGAGCATTGCATCGACAATGTCGCGCCACGCCTGCGATGACTGACGAATACGGCGCATCAGACTCCGTCGGCAGAGGCCAGCCGCCTTCGCACTTCGGCCTTGATCTCGTTGGCGTCGAACGGTCTGGAATCGCCCCGCTCAAGTTGGTCCAGGCCAATTTGAATCTCCCCTCGAAGCTCCTTGAGTCTTACGGCGCGGGCCTGGTCACGCTCGCGCAAAAACGTGAGGGCCTCGCGAACGACTTCGCCTTCGCTGCCGTATTCGCCGGTCGACATTTTGACGCGCAGAAAATCGGCCAGATCGGGCGGCAAGGTCAGATTTGAAACATCCATCGTCAAACTCCAAACCGGATTTCGCCGCATCGAGCGCGCGGCAACGGCTACTTCAACCAGTATTTCCCGCTCGCCGACGGGCGTCAACCGTTGACGCCGACGACTCACGGTTTACTTTGAATCATCGGCCAGATAAACTTACGCCACGCGGCGCGATGCCACGGACAAAACTGCTAAACCTGCATGGAGGGATTCGGACATGGGCGCCATTGGAGAAGCGCTTGGGGCCTTTGCGCAGCCGTTGCTCGATCAGACCGACGGTTCGCCGGAACAGTTGGAAAAAGCATTCACGATCAGCAACCTCTGCTTCAGTCTCGCGCAATTGCCGGAAGACGGGCGGGAGGCGCTGCTGAACACGTTGCAGTCCAGCCTCAAAATGGATGACGAGAAATTCGACGAATTTCGGCGTTGCGTCATCCTGCCTATGATCGCGCGGCACGAGGAGATGTTTCCGCGATTGCACGGGCGGGATTTCCGCGAACCTTGGCAAAGCAGCCCCTCGTTGCGGCCGCGGCCAAGCATGGCGATGCGCGCCGAAAAGCCGCCTGTAATCGACCGTTACGCGCCATGTCCCTGCAACAGCGGCAAGAAATATAAGTTCTGCTGCGGCGCTAAGGTTCGCTGATATCGGTCAAGAGCTCACGTTTGAGGCGTTTGGGTCTTATCGGGGCGCCACCCGGCCGGAGCAAGCGGGCCAGGGCCTCGAATGTTGCTCCACCGCCGGGCATCGGATAAAGTAAGGATCCTGCCAAAAACATAGGTCCTGCCCCCCCCGCTTGACGCCCGCCGTGGCCCGTTCCACCTTACTCCACTGCTGTCAGCTCGCCGCGATGTTCATGCCGACCATCGCTACGGCGGCCGAAACCGCTGGCACCCCACAACGAATCGCCTTCGAGTTGGACGTGCTGCCGGTGCTCACGGCCGCGGGCTGCAACCAGGGCGCCTGTCACGGCAAGTCGCGCGGGCAAAACGGCTTTCAACTTTCGCTGTTGGGTTTCGACGCCGACTTCGACTACGCCCGAATCGTCAAAGACGCGCGAGGCCGGCGGGTTTTTCCGGCCGCGCCGGAAAAGAGCCTGCTGTTGCGGAAAGCGGCCGCCGAGTTGCCGCACGGTGGCGGCGAGCGACTCAAGCCCGGCAGCGGCGACTACCTGCTTGTGCGACGCTGGATCGAGCAAGGGATGCCGCGACGCCTGCCCAGCGATCCGGATCTGGTCCGCATCACGCTTTCGCCGGCCGAGCACAAGCTGGCCGCCGGAGAGAGCGAGCAGCTTTACGTCACCGCCCATTACTCCGACGGCTCGACGCGCGACGTTACGCAGCGGACCACCTTCCAGTCGAACGAGAGCGCGATCGTGGCCGTCGACAAGGCAGGCGCGGTCAAAGCCGGCATGCTGCCGGGCGAGGCCGCCGTCATGGCCCGCTACATGGGCCACATCGCTACTTGGAACACGCTGATTCCGCTGCCCGACGCCATCGACGAAAAAGTCTACGCCGAGCTGCCGAGGAAGAACTTTATCGACGAACTCGTGTGGGCCAGGCTGAAAGAACTCGGCGTGACGCCGAGCGCGCCGGCCGGCAACGGCACGTTTTTGCGTCGGGCGTATCTTGACGTCATCGGCCGCTTGCCGACGGCCGACGAAGCTCGCGCCTTTCTGGCCGGTCCGTCGCCCTTGAAGCGAGAATCGCTGATCGACTCACTGCTGGCGCGCGAAGAGTACGCCGACTTCTGGGCCAACAAGTGGGCCGATCTCTTGCGGCCCAATGCGTACCGCGTCGGCGTGAAGGCCACCTTCAGTCTCGACGCCTGGCTGCGCGACGCTTTTCGCCGCAACCTGCCCTACGATCGGTTCGTCCGCGAGCTGGTGACCGCCCGTGGCAGCACGTGGCGCAACGGGGCGGTGACGCTGTTTCGCGACCGCCGCGAGCCCCCCGAAATCGTCACCGCCGTCAGTCAGCTTTTTCTCGGCATCCGGCTGGAATGTGCCAAGTGCCATCACCATCCCTTCGAAGCCTGGGGGCAGGACGACTTTTACGGCCTGGCGGCCTATTTCGCTCGCATCGGGCACAAAGGAACCGGCCTTTCGACGCCCATTTCGGGCGGGGAAGAGATGTTTTTTGCGGCGGCAAAAGGCTCGGTCGCCCATCCCTTGACCGGCGAAGCCGTGGGGCCCAAGCCCTTGTTTGGCACCGCCCCAACGCCGGCCGCCGGTGAAGACCCGCGCGAAGTGCTCGCCGATTGGATGCTCTCGCCCGACAATCGCTTTTTCGCCAAGGTGGCCGTCAACCGCCTGTGGGCCGATCTCATGGGCCGCGGTCTGGTGGAACCGGTCGACGATCTTCGCGTCACGAATCCCGCCTCGAACGAAGCCTTGCTCACGACGCTGGCCGACCACTTCCGCAACATCGGCTTTGACCAGAAGCAACTCCTTCGCACGATCATGACGTCGTATGTCTACGGGCTTTCGTCCGCACCCAGCGACCGCAATGTGGCCGACACGCGGAACTATTCGCGGCACTATCGGCAGAGACTGCGCGCCGAAGTGTTGCTCGATGCCATCAGCGACATTACCGAGGTGCCTGAAACGTTCGCGGCCTTGCCCGCCGGATCGCGGGCGACGGAAATCTGGTCGCACCGCGTCGAGTCGCTGTTTCTCGACGCCTTTGGCCGCCCGGATGCGAATCAAGATCCGCCTTGCGAACGGACGACCGAGACCACCATGGTGCAAACCTTGCACTTGATGAACGCGCCCAACCTGCACCGCAAGGTGACCAGCGACGAGGGCCGGGCCGCCCGGCTGTCGGCCGGCGGCAAATCGGTCGATGAGATTGTGGAACAAGTTTACTTGCTGGTGTACTCTCGATTGCCAGCGAGCGAAGAGCGGCAAATCGGCGCCGAGTGGTTCACGTCGGCGGCCAACCGCCGGCAAGCGACGGAAGATCTGCTGTGGGCCTTATTGAACACGCCCGAATTCCTATTTAAGAACTGAAACCCTCATCCCTCATCCAAAGAACAACAGGAAAACCAATGAGCTCGCATCGCAACTGTGAGGGCCTGACTCGCCGCGACGCCTTGCACTTCGGTCTGGCCGCGATGGGGCTGGGCGGCATGGTCGACCTGCTTCGCTGGCAGAGCCAGGCGGCCGAAAGCGGCGCGCCGCGAAAGCGCACCGCCTGCATCCTGATCTGGATGGACGGCGGCCCCTCGCACTTCGAAACGTTCGACCCCAAGCCCCAGGCGCCGCTGGAAATCCGCGGCGAGTTCGAGGCCATCGACACCAAGCTACCCGGCGTGCAGTTCTCCGAACATTTGCCGCGGCTGGCGTCGATTGCCGACAAGTTCGCGGTGGTGCGGTCGGTGCGGCACGATCAAGGCAACCACGGCGCCGGCAACCATTACATGATGACCGGTGCCCCGCCGCGCATTCCCGTGGGCTGCGGCGCCTTCGTCAGCTTTCATCCCAGCCTCGGCTCGGTGGCCGCCTATGAACTGGGCGCCCCGCGGGGCCTGCCCGCCTATTTTTCGATGCCCAGCATGTCTCGTTCGGGCGGGCCGAATTTTTTGGGCGCGAAATACGCCCCCTTCATCGTTTCCGATAATCCGGAGAGCCCGAACTTTCGCGTGCGCGATGTGAACCGGCCGGAGGGACTCGCCGACGACCGCTTCTTGAAGCGCCGCGGCCTGCGGTCGCAAGTCGACCGCTTGCAGCGCATCGCCGACAAGGCGGCCGGCGACCCCGTGGCGGCCGTCGATGAATACTATCGCCAGGGCTACAACCTGGTGACCAGTCCCGAGGCCCAACGCGCCTTCGAGATACAAAAGGAGCCGGACAAGCTTCGCGAGGCTTACGGCCGCAACGGCTTCGGCCAACGGGCGCTGCTTGCCCGGCGATTGGTCGAAGCGGGCGTGCCGTTCATTACGCTGTACGACGGCGGCTGGGACCATCACAGCGACATCTTCGGTGGTTTCCGCAATCGCATGCCGGCGTTCGAGTGTACGATTGCGGCATTGATCGAAGACCTGGAAGCCCGCGGCCTGTTGGAGACCACGATGGTGGTGGCCTTGGGCGAGTTTGGCCGCACGCCCAAAATCTCGACGCTGCAAGGCCGGAGCAAGCCGGGCCGCGACCACTGGTCGAACGCCATGTCGATTCTGTTCGCGGGCTGCGGCACGCCGGGCGGCCTGGTGGTCGGCGCCACCGACCGCAACGGCCATTCGGCGGTCGAACGGGTGCTCTCGCCGGAGAATTTTGTTTCGACGATCTATCGCAAGCTGGGCATCGACCCCGACAAGATCTATTACACGCCGCAAGGCCGGCCGACGCACCTGGTGAGCGATCCGA
Above is a genomic segment from Pirellulales bacterium containing:
- a CDS encoding type II toxin-antitoxin system ParD family antitoxin, with translation MDVSNLTLPPDLADFLRVKMSTGEYGSEGEVVREALTFLRERDQARAVRLKELRGEIQIGLDQLERGDSRPFDANEIKAEVRRRLASADGV
- a CDS encoding DUF1501 domain-containing protein is translated as MSSHRNCEGLTRRDALHFGLAAMGLGGMVDLLRWQSQAAESGAPRKRTACILIWMDGGPSHFETFDPKPQAPLEIRGEFEAIDTKLPGVQFSEHLPRLASIADKFAVVRSVRHDQGNHGAGNHYMMTGAPPRIPVGCGAFVSFHPSLGSVAAYELGAPRGLPAYFSMPSMSRSGGPNFLGAKYAPFIVSDNPESPNFRVRDVNRPEGLADDRFLKRRGLRSQVDRLQRIADKAAGDPVAAVDEYYRQGYNLVTSPEAQRAFEIQKEPDKLREAYGRNGFGQRALLARRLVEAGVPFITLYDGGWDHHSDIFGGFRNRMPAFECTIAALIEDLEARGLLETTMVVALGEFGRTPKISTLQGRSKPGRDHWSNAMSILFAGCGTPGGLVVGATDRNGHSAVERVLSPENFVSTIYRKLGIDPDKIYYTPQGRPTHLVSDPTPIRELMA
- the alaS gene encoding alanine--tRNA ligase — protein: MRTDELREKYLSFFESKGCTRRPSDVLVPRGDPSVLFTPAGMNQFKDHFLGKCKLDFTRATTCQKCLRTGDIDNVGRTAYHHTFFEMLGNFSFGDYFKREAINWGWEFLTGKKWLGLPADRLTVSVYLDDDEAAEIWTNDIKLTPDRIERMGEDDNFWPAGAPSKGPDGVCGPCSEIFFHTDGGSVEIWNLVFTQFNRVGDPPNNLRPLPSKNIDTGMGLERTAAVLQGVDSNFHIDILRPIVEAAAEVCGLTYDPASDHGRRLRRITDHVRACTFAIHENVYPGNKKQGYVVKRLLRRAVLDGRQMGLHGPFMFKLVPKVAEIMRGPYPELSETVGAVANVIRDEEDNFFSTIDAGLQKVDGIFNEMRASSRVMVDGHDAFEMYATHGFPPELLETLAAEHNFTFDWTGFRAEMEDHEKVSGGGQVKELFKSGPLDALKKALHGSEFLGYQQVEAKAKVVGLIAHDQLCDQIEELNGKDPIVVVLDRTPFYGESGGQLGDTGEIAGEGFRFEVIDTQKEGNFILHRGHLRSGVIRQGAQVTACVDTERRQGIRRAHSATHILHYALQKHLGKHAQQQGSKVDRDWLRFDFANPHSVSREELAKIEDEVNSHVVAAAPVSWTTLPIAEARKAGAMMLFGEKYPDLVRMVSMGDFSKELCGGTHLDNTGQVGLFRIVGEESVAAGTRRITAVTGPEALSRLRKSEAALHDAAAVLRVPPADVPDRVAALVKEVRDLKKQLASGGKVGGASADELLLSAVEVGGAKLIVADVPEASADGLRQLIDQLRRKAGSAAVLLASHGEGKVVLVAGVTKDLEAKGMNAGAWVREVAAVVGGSGGGRADMAQAGGKHPEKLPDALKAASASALKSLRK
- a CDS encoding DUF1549 and DUF1553 domain-containing protein gives rise to the protein MPTIATAAETAGTPQRIAFELDVLPVLTAAGCNQGACHGKSRGQNGFQLSLLGFDADFDYARIVKDARGRRVFPAAPEKSLLLRKAAAELPHGGGERLKPGSGDYLLVRRWIEQGMPRRLPSDPDLVRITLSPAEHKLAAGESEQLYVTAHYSDGSTRDVTQRTTFQSNESAIVAVDKAGAVKAGMLPGEAAVMARYMGHIATWNTLIPLPDAIDEKVYAELPRKNFIDELVWARLKELGVTPSAPAGNGTFLRRAYLDVIGRLPTADEARAFLAGPSPLKRESLIDSLLAREEYADFWANKWADLLRPNAYRVGVKATFSLDAWLRDAFRRNLPYDRFVRELVTARGSTWRNGAVTLFRDRREPPEIVTAVSQLFLGIRLECAKCHHHPFEAWGQDDFYGLAAYFARIGHKGTGLSTPISGGEEMFFAAAKGSVAHPLTGEAVGPKPLFGTAPTPAAGEDPREVLADWMLSPDNRFFAKVAVNRLWADLMGRGLVEPVDDLRVTNPASNEALLTTLADHFRNIGFDQKQLLRTIMTSYVYGLSSAPSDRNVADTRNYSRHYRQRLRAEVLLDAISDITEVPETFAALPAGSRATEIWSHRVESLFLDAFGRPDANQDPPCERTTETTMVQTLHLMNAPNLHRKVTSDEGRAARLSAGGKSVDEIVEQVYLLVYSRLPASEERQIGAEWFTSAANRRQATEDLLWALLNTPEFLFKN
- a CDS encoding SEC-C metal-binding domain-containing protein, which produces MGAIGEALGAFAQPLLDQTDGSPEQLEKAFTISNLCFSLAQLPEDGREALLNTLQSSLKMDDEKFDEFRRCVILPMIARHEEMFPRLHGRDFREPWQSSPSLRPRPSMAMRAEKPPVIDRYAPCPCNSGKKYKFCCGAKVR
- a CDS encoding type II toxin-antitoxin system RelE/ParE family toxin, which codes for MRRIRQSSQAWRDIVDAMLFIAEDNLSAADAMIGIIDRKLQMLAIHPELGQERSDLGDNLRCTTAGSYVLVYRATAEEIELVRVIHSARDIDALF